In the Synechococcus sp. Nb3U1 genome, one interval contains:
- a CDS encoding DUF2605 domain-containing protein, translating into MSKAELLQEILGPLLEDYRYWFERSRRFLQEETLDFISPQEQQSILERVLAAQSELQVADALYQLSDNEVGIDPGLMAKWHRLLMECAELGRRFRQIHPSSDS; encoded by the coding sequence ATGAGCAAAGCGGAGCTATTGCAAGAGATCCTGGGGCCGTTGCTGGAGGACTACCGCTACTGGTTTGAGCGGTCTCGTCGATTTTTACAAGAAGAAACGCTGGACTTTATCAGCCCACAAGAACAACAGTCCATCTTGGAGCGAGTTCTAGCTGCCCAATCGGAGTTACAGGTGGCAGACGCTCTCTATCAGTTATCGGATAATGAAGTTGGCATCGATCCTGGTCTGATGGCAAAATGGCATCGCTTACTGATGGAATGTGCCGAGCTTGGTCGTCGATTTCGCCAGATTCACCCCTCCTCCGACTCCTGA
- a CDS encoding DUF2973 domain-containing protein, translating into MLQILYLIAFAAIAFLALRNLVSNLITLGIEERKASPRRSRKRVPHPELVDEDGNLTEEPLLVIRSTNLDEARNRLEDLYSGSPDED; encoded by the coding sequence ATGCTCCAGATTCTCTACCTCATCGCTTTTGCGGCCATTGCCTTTTTGGCCCTGCGTAACTTGGTCTCCAACCTCATTACCCTGGGGATAGAAGAGCGCAAGGCATCTCCCCGTCGTTCTCGTAAGCGGGTACCCCACCCAGAACTGGTGGATGAGGATGGCAACCTCACAGAAGAGCCCCTGTTGGTGATCCGCTCGACTAACCTGGATGAGGCCCGTAACCGCTTGGAAGACCTCTATTCAGGCTCTCCGGACGAAGATTGA
- a CDS encoding GerW family sporulation protein, producing MIWILKSFANGLLAATVGWGCYAGEWAEMGSEFNVETVLEAVLSKLRVLAETGQTFGQPITIGETIIVPYMSLHFGLGGGGGNFGKTPSGFRGNGGDPASLFGGAGGGVRIEPVGFLVIRGERVELLTTEQKPSQWNQLSETLLPLLQQWLQSRVEISHGSEVD from the coding sequence TTGATCTGGATCCTCAAGTCCTTTGCCAACGGGCTGCTGGCAGCCACGGTAGGTTGGGGTTGTTATGCAGGTGAGTGGGCCGAGATGGGATCCGAGTTCAACGTCGAAACGGTACTGGAAGCGGTGCTGAGCAAGCTGAGGGTTTTGGCGGAAACGGGGCAGACCTTCGGCCAGCCGATCACCATTGGTGAGACGATTATTGTGCCCTATATGTCTTTGCACTTTGGCTTGGGCGGTGGTGGCGGCAACTTTGGCAAGACCCCTTCAGGCTTTCGGGGTAATGGGGGGGATCCGGCCAGCTTGTTCGGAGGTGCCGGCGGTGGGGTGCGCATCGAGCCGGTCGGCTTTTTGGTGATCCGCGGGGAACGAGTGGAGTTGCTGACCACCGAACAGAAACCCAGCCAGTGGAACCAACTGAGCGAAACCTTGCTCCCCTTGTTGCAGCAGTGGTTGCAGAGCCGAGTTGAGATCTCGCACGGATCAGAGGTTGACTGA
- a CDS encoding 1-deoxy-D-xylulose-5-phosphate reductoisomerase: MQAITLLGSTGSIGTQTLDLVAQYPERFRVVGLTSHNNITLLAEQVRQFRPQIVGIGREDLLPELRSLLDGIQPLPELVAGADGLCQVAAHPDAERVVTGIVGCAGLLPTLAAIRSGKDIALANKETLVAGGPVVLPLVQEYGVKLIPVDSEHSAIFQCLQGVPEGALRRILLTASGGAFRDWPSEKLDQVTLADALKHPNWVMGRKITIDSATLMNKGLEVIEAHWLFGLDYDHIDILIHPQSIIHSLIELADTSVLAQLGWPDMHLPILYGLSWPERLATPWDPLDLVKLGSLTFKAPDHRKYPCMKLAYAAGRVGGTLPAVLNAANEAVVALFLEERIHFLDIPRLLDQVCERHRLIADPDLEDILQVDAWARREIRQLAQQAPAQVLV, from the coding sequence ATGCAGGCCATCACCTTGCTCGGCTCCACCGGCTCCATCGGTACCCAAACCCTGGACTTAGTTGCTCAGTATCCAGAGCGCTTTCGGGTGGTCGGCTTAACCAGCCACAACAACATCACCCTGTTGGCGGAGCAGGTGCGGCAGTTCCGCCCCCAGATCGTTGGCATTGGCCGTGAGGACTTGCTGCCGGAGCTAAGGTCGCTGTTGGACGGGATCCAGCCGCTGCCTGAGTTGGTGGCGGGAGCCGACGGACTGTGTCAGGTGGCCGCCCATCCTGATGCAGAGCGGGTGGTAACGGGGATTGTCGGCTGCGCCGGTTTGTTGCCCACCTTGGCGGCCATCCGTTCCGGCAAAGACATTGCCCTAGCCAACAAAGAAACCCTCGTCGCCGGTGGCCCGGTGGTGTTGCCCTTAGTGCAGGAGTACGGTGTCAAGCTGATCCCCGTCGATTCCGAGCATTCCGCCATTTTTCAATGTTTGCAGGGGGTGCCTGAGGGGGCGCTCCGGAGAATTTTGTTGACCGCTTCGGGGGGGGCCTTCCGGGATTGGCCATCCGAGAAGCTGGATCAAGTAACCCTGGCGGATGCTCTCAAACATCCCAACTGGGTGATGGGGCGCAAAATCACCATTGACTCCGCCACCCTAATGAACAAGGGCTTGGAGGTGATCGAGGCCCATTGGCTGTTCGGTCTGGACTACGACCACATCGACATCCTCATCCATCCCCAAAGCATCATCCACTCTCTGATTGAACTGGCGGACACTTCCGTCTTGGCCCAACTGGGTTGGCCAGATATGCACCTGCCCATTCTCTACGGGCTCAGCTGGCCGGAGCGCCTCGCTACGCCCTGGGATCCCCTTGATTTGGTTAAGCTGGGATCCCTCACCTTCAAGGCCCCTGATCACCGCAAGTATCCTTGCATGAAGCTGGCCTATGCTGCCGGGCGGGTGGGTGGGACACTGCCGGCAGTGTTGAATGCTGCCAACGAGGCTGTTGTGGCCCTGTTCTTGGAGGAGCGCATCCACTTCTTGGATATCCCGCGGCTGTTGGATCAGGTTTGCGAGCGGCATCGGCTGATTGCGGATCCCGACCTCGAGGACATTTTGCAGGTGGATGCCTGGGCACGGCGGGAAATTAGGCAACTGGCGCAGCAAGCCCCGGCGCAGGTTTTGGTCTAG
- a CDS encoding ABC transporter ATP-binding protein: protein MLVAHDLHKTYTNVEVVRGVELNLDTGEVLGLLGPNGAGKSTTMGMLYGMVVPTQGFVRLDHLDIHTQGSLARRQMGVVTQDDNLDPDLDVYENLICFARHCRLVGREAKHRVAEVMEQVSLLGREKANVEELSGGLKRRLVLARALLNNPKIVFLDEPTTGLDPDARQDFWKLVTQLRQAGRGVLLTTHYMDEAERLCDRLLLMQQGQIVDRGTPAQLIERVVGREVLEVEGIPGKRVEALAERAGVWWRPFSTGFLVVLPSTDPQSFFHRIEDEQPSRLLRRKANLEDVFLRLTGDRL, encoded by the coding sequence ATGTTGGTAGCCCACGATCTACACAAAACCTATACCAACGTGGAAGTGGTGCGCGGCGTAGAACTCAACCTGGATACAGGGGAAGTGCTGGGCTTGCTGGGGCCGAATGGGGCGGGCAAAAGTACCACGATGGGCATGCTTTACGGCATGGTGGTGCCTACGCAGGGGTTTGTACGCCTAGATCACCTCGATATTCACACCCAGGGATCCCTGGCCCGCCGCCAAATGGGCGTGGTCACCCAGGATGACAACCTGGATCCCGACCTGGATGTATACGAGAATCTGATCTGTTTTGCCCGCCACTGTCGATTGGTGGGCCGCGAGGCGAAACACCGGGTGGCGGAGGTGATGGAGCAAGTCAGTTTGTTGGGGCGAGAAAAAGCCAACGTGGAGGAGCTTTCCGGCGGCTTGAAGCGGCGGTTGGTGCTGGCGCGAGCCCTGTTGAACAACCCCAAAATTGTCTTTTTGGATGAGCCCACCACCGGTTTGGATCCCGATGCTCGCCAAGACTTTTGGAAGCTGGTAACCCAACTGCGTCAGGCGGGGCGGGGGGTGTTGCTGACCACCCATTACATGGACGAGGCGGAACGGTTGTGTGATCGGCTGTTGTTGATGCAGCAGGGGCAAATTGTGGATCGGGGCACCCCGGCGCAGCTGATTGAACGGGTGGTGGGGCGAGAGGTGTTGGAGGTGGAAGGGATCCCAGGCAAACGGGTAGAAGCGCTAGCCGAGCGGGCGGGGGTATGGTGGCGACCCTTCAGTACCGGTTTTTTGGTGGTGTTGCCCAGTACCGATCCCCAGTCTTTTTTCCATCGGATCGAAGATGAGCAGCCCAGCCGACTGTTGCGCCGCAAAGCCAACCTAGAAGATGTGTTCCTGCGCCTAACCGGAGATCGCCTTTAG
- a CDS encoding ABC transporter ATP-binding protein gives MARSGSHLQQLAHYLRPYQRQVALGIGSLLLVNGFGVFLPWYIKLVIDDLSQNLASLQAQRVVIYALTVLIVSSLMMGIRIASRVWMFGVGRQVEFHLKQVIFEHLLTLQPSYFAQQTIGDILTRVTSDVENIRRLLGFALLSLANTIFAYATTLPAMFWIDPGLSALALSVFPVMLVLVKLTSARLQQQQLRVQQQLAELSDLIQEDMNGITLIKVYGQEQHEQGEFRHQNQRLLQANLRLALTRNLLFPSLVALVSLSLLVLLAVGGPQIASGVLTLGDFSALTLYIERLVFPTALLGFTITAYQRGQVSLERIDALLRVEPTIQDAPTALPLLPETVQGQIEGRQLTFRFADARDPALDQLQFRIESGQMVAIVGPIGAGKSTLANAIPHLLEIQPGQLFLDQIDITQLQLGSLRQAIAYVPQESFLFSATVRDNIRYGKPEAEDWEVELAAKAAHIHSEILNFPKGYDTLVGERGITLSGGQRQRVALARALLVDAPILILDDSLSSVDNQTAQSILYNLRHATAQKTVIFIAHRLTAVVDADQILVMEGGRIVQTGSHAELMADPEGLYASLWAKQKLEEVLV, from the coding sequence GTGGCCAGATCCGGATCCCATTTACAGCAATTGGCCCACTACCTGCGCCCTTACCAACGGCAAGTGGCCTTGGGGATTGGATCCCTGCTGTTGGTAAATGGCTTTGGGGTGTTTCTGCCCTGGTATATCAAACTGGTCATCGACGATCTGAGCCAGAATCTGGCTTCTTTACAAGCTCAGCGCGTTGTGATCTATGCCCTGACGGTGTTGATCGTCTCCAGCCTGATGATGGGGATCCGCATCGCCTCGCGGGTCTGGATGTTTGGGGTGGGTCGGCAGGTGGAGTTTCACCTCAAACAAGTGATCTTCGAGCATTTACTCACTCTGCAGCCTTCCTACTTTGCCCAACAAACCATTGGAGATATCCTCACCCGGGTCACCAGCGATGTGGAAAATATCCGTCGTCTGCTGGGATTTGCCCTGCTCAGTTTGGCTAACACGATCTTTGCCTATGCCACCACCTTGCCGGCCATGTTTTGGATCGATCCTGGCCTCAGTGCCTTGGCTCTGTCGGTGTTTCCGGTGATGTTGGTGCTGGTGAAGCTCACTAGTGCCCGCCTGCAACAGCAACAATTGCGGGTACAACAGCAGTTGGCGGAGCTGAGCGACCTGATTCAAGAGGATATGAACGGCATCACCCTGATCAAGGTCTACGGCCAGGAACAGCACGAACAGGGGGAATTTCGCCACCAAAACCAGCGGCTTTTACAGGCCAACTTGCGCCTAGCCCTGACCCGTAACCTCCTGTTTCCCTCTCTGGTGGCTTTGGTCAGCCTCAGTTTGTTGGTGCTGTTGGCGGTGGGGGGGCCCCAGATTGCCTCAGGGGTGCTGACGCTTGGAGATTTTTCCGCCCTGACCCTCTACATCGAGCGGCTGGTGTTCCCGACAGCTCTGCTGGGCTTTACCATTACCGCCTATCAACGGGGTCAGGTTAGCCTAGAGCGCATTGATGCCCTGCTGCGGGTGGAGCCCACCATTCAGGATGCCCCGACGGCTTTGCCCCTGCTCCCGGAAACGGTGCAAGGCCAAATCGAGGGCCGACAGCTCACCTTTCGCTTTGCGGATGCTAGGGATCCAGCTTTGGATCAGTTGCAGTTTCGCATCGAATCCGGCCAGATGGTGGCGATAGTCGGGCCGATTGGAGCGGGTAAATCCACCCTCGCCAATGCGATCCCCCATCTGCTAGAGATTCAACCCGGACAACTGTTTTTGGATCAGATCGATATCACCCAGCTCCAACTGGGATCCCTGCGTCAGGCCATTGCCTATGTGCCCCAGGAGAGCTTTCTGTTCAGCGCCACCGTCCGCGACAATATCCGCTACGGCAAACCGGAGGCAGAAGACTGGGAAGTGGAACTGGCGGCCAAAGCAGCCCACATTCACTCCGAGATCCTTAACTTCCCCAAGGGCTATGACACACTCGTCGGGGAGCGGGGGATCACCCTTTCTGGTGGGCAACGGCAACGGGTCGCTCTGGCCCGAGCTTTGCTGGTGGATGCACCGATTTTGATCCTGGATGACTCCCTCTCCAGTGTGGATAACCAAACGGCCCAATCGATTCTCTACAACCTGCGCCACGCCACCGCCCAGAAG